Below is a window of Chiroxiphia lanceolata isolate bChiLan1 chromosome 9, bChiLan1.pri, whole genome shotgun sequence DNA.
ctgccaaatcagagctctggctgctgaGGGCAGCACAAACCTGGACAGAGCATTTCGTAGTGTGAGTTAGCAGTGTGGCTAAGGATATTGCTGAACTTGCTGAGGTGGTGGTATTGGACGTTTTTAGCATGCATCAATTCAGAGAAGAGCCAAGCCTTGCTGAAATGTGGAGGTTAAACTGTGACCACTAAGATGATTTCTGCCTAAGCTTCAGCTCCAAAAGCTGTGTCACCctttcagctgcagcactgggggcaCATGGCTATGCAGGTACAAGAACACTGATGGTGTTTCCTGTGCTGTCAGTCAGCAGGTGACCTTTGGCTGATGAATGGCTGAAGTGGCTCTTACCTGTCATGTTGAAAGCGACCCTTGGCCTTTGCCACTGTTACCAGGATGaagtttttctctctccagataTCCCAGATGATTATGAGAAACCTGCTGGCTGTACTCAGTGTGCAGGAATCCAGAGTGCAGGAGCTAACAGTGTCAAATGGCACCATCTGCCCCTGGTGTGAGGATGTGCTAAGCAGGTGCTGTACTGAAGCTCAGAGATGCACACAATGTGTAAAACTGAGAAGCCCAGCTGTGCAGAAACTCTGCTCTGAGGTTGACAAAATCGTCTGAAACTGGGGCAGAATGAGGTGAGCTCACTCTCTGTGGTGCTGACCGATCAATTTTAAATCCAACACATTGAATACCACATCAGGGAAAAGCAAGTGGGAAATACAGCTGAAGAGCTCCAGGCAGGACCAGCTGGCCCAGGCAGAGATAAACAGACCTGTGCCAATGGGACATATTCCTCATAGTGCTCTCATCTGGAGAGTGCTGCTCCAGCAATACTGTCAGGATTCCCATCTGGCACacattttcctcatttcaaAAGATGTGTTCAAGTCTTGCTGGTCATGACAGTGGCTAAATCAAGCTCTGGGTGATGATCTGTAGCAACTCCAGTCTGTCAAACAGGTCTCCAGGGGGTAAGGGAAGAACAGAGGCATGATGTAGTGTAGCATTAGTTCTAGGCACTGATGCACTCCTGGCTGAGGGACATATAAAAGAACAAAGGCGTGGGCACGTGGGGACATGTGTGGAATGGATTATGGCAACTGGAGTTTCTTGCTTCTGGTTGGGGTAGATCAGTTGTCAATTGAAGGCTGGCAGGGTTCACACACAGCCCGTATAAAGACAGGTGAAATGGAGACTCCTGAGCCCAGGAGTGAGCTGAGGATGGCTGATTCaaaggacatggacctgttgggGATATCTAGAAAACAGTGGGGAGTGGGAGGAAGTTGTTTTGTAAGCCTGATGTGACTATTAACAAAATTTTAAGCTACTTATTTTACTATTGTGCCCTTGGGACTGGATTATTTCTTTAAATCGCTGCTAATCTTTATGCTAACTAGACTAATGTATAATGGCATTATGCAGAAAGTCAGAGGAAGGTAACATAAAAGTTGCATTTACATTCCACCCTGGAGAATATAGATAAGTGTTCAAAAGTGTTTCCAGGGCTATTTACTGTCTCCACTCCCTTGGTTTTGGTGGGAATAttgttgcctttatttttattggctaagtgaggaagaaaatgaagttggGAATGTACAGCAGCAGTCATAGCAAAACTTAAATAATCTCAAGATTGGTTCTATCTTATCCCTTATTCCAGTAGGCTTTTTAGCTGAATTATAATGAAAAGCCCCTGTTCTCCCTGTTGGCAGAGACACTGGAGCTCACACTGAAACAAGGTCAGCACTAAGCCTCTGCAAACAAATAAGAACTAgatgggctgggggtgctgggaggaggagTGGAGGACCCCTGCACCCTCAGCTGCAGGGCATACCAAACAGCATGACACAGCAGCAGGTGTCACTGTGCATTTTAGAGCTCCTCACATTGCAGCCAAAGAACTGGTGACACAGTCCCTCCTACCCATGGCAAATCCACAGGTAAGGTCACCAGAACCTGTGTATCACCAGTATTTTTCCCCGACTGCCTTTGAGGTGATGCATGTAAATTGCAACACCCCACCCACAGGCTGGTgttggggaaggaaagggataCCCAGCCCTCCAAAACTGAAGgggagagctggcagtgctACTGTGTGGCTTTGTAGCACACTGAGACTGAATTCTTGTGTGTGTCCTAACCCCAGTGCTTTAGCTTTCTGTTTGTGTGCCTCAGGTACTTGGCTCTGCTGCCAAGTAGAGATGTGTTGACCAccttcccctctactctgctGGCAAACTTTCTTGTgctccccttctcccagctgtgGAGGGCAGTAGGGTGTCCTCTCTTTTGTACTCCAAAATTATAACTCTTTTGTTGCTGATATTTTGTTAAGCTAATGATATTCACAGGCCAGCTTTTGTTCCAGTGAAGGCAAAATTCAGGGCTTTTGGCATGGGTGTAGGGTCTGAGGCTacatgaaaatttattttgggtaaaaaaaaaattaaccattGCTTTGTAGAAAGGTTTGCACTTGATCCAGGCATGGAAAACTGGAAGTCCTTGTACCCACTTGTCATTGTCTTGTAGGAATAAAGGAATGCAGGGTGgaggataggataggataggtTCAGATTTGGTTGATTAATGCCCTGTCTGCTGTTCTTTTAGCTACATCATCGAGAAGGGGGTGTGTTACCTGGTCCTGTGTGAAGCTGCATTCCCCAAGAAACTGGCCTTTGCATATCTGGAAGACTTGCACTCAGAGTTTGATGAGCAGCATGGCAAGAAGGTTCCAACAGTCTCCAGGCCCTATTCCTTCATTGAATTTGGTGAGGTCCCTCTCCTTGTGACTGGTTGGGAAACTTTTTgctggggcaggcagcagcagccacaggatCCTCTCCAGCTTGGTGTATGGAATTAACAGTTTAACCTCTTCTTGGCATTAGAGACACGGGCATTTTGGAGAATAGAGAAGTAGGTGCATGCAGGAGAATAGGGAAATGGTGCATGTCCTTTGATTCAGATTTCCTGCTTTTAGTCTTCTGGCCTTGTTCCAGTGAATATTTGCATGTAGTCTCCTGACTGTCTCAGCAATGCTCCCACTCCCTCAGCAGCCAGGCCGCTCTGTGTTAGGTGAGATCACCTCTGATAGCCCTGTCTCATTCCAGATACTTACATCCAGAAAACCAAGAAGCTCTACATTGATAGCCGGGCGAGGAGGAACCTGGGCTCCATCAACACAGAGCTGCAAGATGTGCAGAGGATTATGGTGGCCAACATTGAGGAAGTCTTACAGCGGGGAGAGGCACTTTCAGGTACTGGGAGTGGCCAGTGTTTGGCACACAGTTCCTtgtccctttggtcagctgggtGGGCAGAGCATACTGAAGGGAAAGGCTGGGTAATCCCTGAGCCTCCTGAGAAAAGCAGGGAATTCAGTGGGTGTTTCAGTTGGATTGGTTGCATCCTGAAGCACCTGGCGGGTACTGATGCTTCTTTTGGGCGAGACCAGCATCTCACCAGTTTGGGTTGCTCTCATCCCAGCAGGACAAGCATTAGAGCACTGCAGAGGGGCTCAGGCTATGCTGCCACACGAAACTGCTGCGCTTGCAGCTGCGTGCAGTTCAGGTAACATCTGGGAACATTCACTTAATCTTGACTAacttctctcccctttccctttaACAGCTCTTGATTCCAAGGCCAACAACTTGTCCAGTTTGTCCAAGAAGTACCGTCAGGACGCCAAGTACCTGAACATGCGTTCCACATACGCCAAGCTGGCGGCTGTAGCTGTGTTTTTTATCATGCTGATCGTCTACGTGAGGTTCTGGTGGCTGTGAGCTGGTTTGATCATGGAAGAGGGAAAGCCGGTAGCCTGGCAGGTGTATGTGTGCAGGACACTGTTCATGGGGGATGTGCATTAGAATCCACACAGGACCATCACCTTTAGCGGAGTGTCCTGAGATTGTTAGGTGACACCTGACTACTGCATCTCTCAGTGGAGCCTAACAATAGGTGTAAAGGCTTGTTGACTGCAGGCTTTTCCTCTGAGGCAGTTTGCACTAGGGTACTGCAGAGTTTGGCCTCCCACTGTTCTCCCCCCTCCCGGGGCACTCTGAGAACAGTCAATCAGTGCAGTTTAGCATAATCACATTGTATGTCCTCCTGTTGAGTAGCTCTATTGGGAACTGGACTCTAATGAACATTCCTTGTGTTGGTAATGTTAGCTTTTTTTAGAAGCTGGgtctgcagttatttttatttctttctctttcaagaCTCCCCTGTTTGAAGGCAAATACTGCACTGTACATAAACCAGCTTTCACCTCTGTCAGAATACCTATTGAGTTTTCTGTGTCTTGACATCTTGGCTTGTTACACTTTAAGTTGCTATAGGAAGAAATGGATGTTAAACTATGCCTTAAAATATGTTCTGTCTAGTACTAGGAGGGGCAATGGAAGGTTTCTGTATTACCGattcctgaaaaattaaattacaggtTTTCTAAGTGTCCACTTTCCCTCTCCTGACAGCTGTGTGTGACAGTATGTTTCCACATGAACAGGGTGTGTAATTCAGTGCTGTTTGAGCGGGCACAGTGCAAACTATGTTAgcactctttattttttccttctgtctgcaGATTCACTACATCgtttccttcctttttgtaACTGTGCTTTCCTTCCAAAATGTGTCAAAACTGCCAGCATTTCATCTCTGGgatccttgttttctttctccctctttccctcaccaaaacaaccaaaaaaaaccaaaactctgaATGTTGTGAAGAAAAGGCAGTGTTTCTTTAAAGAACATTTGAATTTTACATGAAGGATTAGGATGACTTTAAAATAGTGGAATTCTTTGGAAACaccaactttttttccctgtggtcACCCTCTCCCTACCTCACTTGGGAAGTTGAAACTGTAGGTGAAGAAAAACTCATTATGGGGCAATAGTATAGAGCTTCTTTCTTATGGGCCAATCTATATATTACGAGtgtaatatgattttttttttaaattgtttttttggTCCACCTGTGCTAAGAGTAACATTTTACCAATcagcttttggttttattaaaaaaaaaaaaggagagagaaaaaagaaatcccacagCTCAGGCACTCTTCTGCAGGCAGTGTCACAGAAAGAAGTTTCAGGACTTCCCAGCACCTCTTACAAGCACATAATCTTATGTAGTTCTGGATGTATAAGCTGTGACCTGGAAGTGTTTCCTGCCACCGGGTGGGAAACAGAGCTGTTGTCCTGTCTGGGAATGCTCCCCAGCTTGGTGTTGGACTGGCAGGGAAGCAGTTAGCACTCATCCACTGATAAACCCAGCAAATCTGAGCTGCCACATAGTCTAAAGTAATCCAGTTTCTGCATGATGCCTCCAAGTGTTACTTTGTAGGTTgcttttattataattattattattttaaatccttttgaGTGGTGTCCCTAACAGGTGAATGTCCCAGTGATGTAGGTCTGTGTAATGTAGGTGCTGGAGGGTCTTACCGTTCAGACACCGACTGTCCGTGGATTGTTGTGATTGAGGGGGGTGATGTTCCTGCAGCACGGGGCAACTTggggagcagctgcctcctgcagcccccatgTCAGCAGTGAAATAAATGCTCCTGAAAATCCCCTCTGCAGCGTGGAGTGTCCTGTGTCTCATTTCTGTGATCTTGGGGgatgctttctttccttccaggGACGCAAGAGGGTGAAGACCCCATAGCTGAAGCCATCTGGGATAAGGGCTCCTGTTTGGAGGCAAAACTAGTTGAAAAATATGATCTTGGCCATTTTTTGGCATAGAGACTGTACTTTGTTCATAGTGGGGGTCTCTCCCTACTCCTGTGTGTCTGCATGTTGCAGGCAGCCTCCTCAGCGTGGGCAGAACTTTTTGGGGACAATTTTGTGGCTGTtcacacagggcacaggagaaGCAGGACAAACTGGGAGTGGGGTGTGTCCCCCCCGTGGGATGTGTCAGCAGGAACAAGACCCGGAGCTACTACATACGCTGCTTGCCTAGAGGGAAGACAAGCAGGACTCCTCTCCCGCAGGCCAGTGTGGGGCTCCAGGGAGCACCTTACAGGCAACTGTGTTCAAAACACAGAgccccctttcctcccttttacGGGGCAGAGATGCCGCTGATGCTTTATTCGAGGGAGGCGTGggctgggttttgctttttgctggGGGCTCTTTGCACCCCCTGAGCATTCAGGCGTGAGCTTGGTTACTCCTGTCGGGCTGCTtggagcagaggggaggagagcCCAGTGCCAGTTTCTCCATGGCGGCTCGCTCGGAGCTGGACGAGCGCCCGCGGGTGGCTCAGGGCCGGGGGTCCCTGCGCAGATGTGCGGTGGTGGGCGCAGGGTGCAGCCCCGCTGGGAGTGGTGGCCGGGTCACTGGGGTGGCTGGCTCAGGGATCGCGATGCTGGGCGCTCGGTGCTGGCAGCGGCCAGAGCCGGTCCCGGGGCCGCTGCCTGCAGGTGGCAGTGCCGGCGCGGAGATGGGGCGTGGAGCGGAGACGAGGAGGCGAAAGGGGCTCCCGAGGGCGCGCCCAGCTCATTGCGGTGCCCTGGCCTCCCCAAAGACCCGCAGCCGCGCTGGGC
It encodes the following:
- the SEC22B gene encoding vesicle-trafficking protein SEC22b, with translation MVLLTMIARVADGLPLAASMQEDEQSGRDLQQYQSQAKQLFRKLNEQSPTRCTLEAGAMAFHYIIEKGVCYLVLCEAAFPKKLAFAYLEDLHSEFDEQHGKKVPTVSRPYSFIEFDTYIQKTKKLYIDSRARRNLGSINTELQDVQRIMVANIEEVLQRGEALSALDSKANNLSSLSKKYRQDAKYLNMRSTYAKLAAVAVFFIMLIVYVRFWWL